One Amblyomma americanum isolate KBUSLIRL-KWMA chromosome 8, ASM5285725v1, whole genome shotgun sequence DNA window includes the following coding sequences:
- the LOC144101352 gene encoding uncharacterized protein LOC144101352 isoform X2: MSYGRAPPQIDGMTSLKVDNLTYRTTPEDLKRVFEKYGDVGDVYIPRHPYTRESRGFAFVRFYDKRDCEDAMDSLDGYILDGRELRVQMARYGRPSDPYRQSSSSRSARSGRRSRSRSRSRSRRSRSRSRSRDRKRSRSHSRRSRSRSRDRRKSRSKSRERSRSRHRDTKRSRSRSRNRSRSKSKGRSRSKERSRSKSKRRSRSKSKGRSRSKSKDRSRSKSKERSRSKSKGRRSKSKERVRTEHRSQSKSEERGRNKRRSRSKSKERSRTERSLSKSKERSRSQRRSQSKERSRSRGHSRSPSKERSRSRGHSRSQSKDRSRSRGHSRSLSKERSRSKSHRSRSPSHHDNKRRDRSRSRSLNGDARSQSRSPREVAQGKGHSRSRSRSCSPREKHGSPPPEPAESNGGGEMRSPGRDRRSRSKSMDSNQDMR; this comes from the exons ATGAGTTACGGCCGTGCTCCGCCGCAAATCGACGGTATGACGTCGCTCAAAGTGGACAACCTCACGTATCGCACCACGCCGGAAGATCTGAAGCGCGTCTTCGAAAAGTACGGGGACGTCGGCGACGTCTACATACCGCGGCATCCGTACACCAGGGAAAGCCGCGGATTCGCCTTCGTCCGGTTCTACGACAAGCGCGACTGCGAGGACGCCATGGATTCACTGGACGGCTACATCCTGGACGGTCGGGAGCTGCGCGTCCAAATGGCGCGCTACGGCAGGCCTTCCGACCCGTACCGCCAGTCTTCGTCGTCACGCAGCGCCAGATCGGGCCGCCGGTCCCGTTCGAGGTCGAGGAGCCGCAGTCGCCGGTCACG gtcAAGAAGCCGTTCCAGGGATCGTAAACGTTCCCGCAGCCACTCTCGTAGAAGCCGAAGTCGCTCCAGAGACCGACGCAAGAGTCGCAGCAAGTCTAGGGAACGCAGCCGTTCTCGACACCGTGACACTAAGAGAAGCCGGTCCAGATCTAGGAACAGGAGTCGCTCTAAATCCAAGGGCCGCAGCCGATCCAAGGAGCGCAGTCGATCGAAGTCCAAACGGCGCAGCCGCTCCAAATCAAAGGGCCGCAGCCGGTCAAAATCCAAGGACCGAAGCCGCTCCAAGTCTAAGGAACGGAGCCGATCAAAGTCTAAAGGCCGCCGCTCTAAGTCTAAGGAACGTGTTCGCACTGAACATCGCAGCCAGTCCAAGTCCGAGGAGCGTGGTAGAAATAAGCGCAGAAGCCGCTCCAAGTCCAAGGAACGCAGCCGTACTGAACGCAGCCTCTCCAAGTCTAAGGAACGCAGCCGTAGCCAGCGACGCAGCCAGTCCAAGGAGCGCAGCCGATCCCGTGGTCACAGCCGCAGCCCGTCCAAGGAGCGCAGCCGATCCCGTGGCCACAGCCGCAGCCAGTCCAAGGACCGCAGCCGATCCCGTGGCCACAGCCGCAGCTTGTCTAAGGAACGGAGCCGAAGCAAGTCTCACCGCAGTCGCAGCCCAAGCCATCATGACAACAAGCGACGGGACCGCAGTCGCAGCCGCTCCTTGAACGGAGATGCCCGCAGCCAGTCGCGAAGTCCAAGGGAGGTGGCTCAGGGCAAAGGTCATTCTAGGTCGCGGTCCAGGTCATGCAGCCCGCGAGAAAAGCATGGTTCACCACCTCCAGAGCCTGCAGAGTCCAACGGTGGTGGTGAGATGCGCTCGCCTGGTAGAGACCGCCGTTCTCGGTCGAAATCGATGGACTCCAACCAAGACAT GCGCTGA
- the LOC144101352 gene encoding uncharacterized protein LOC144101352 isoform X1, with amino-acid sequence MSYGRAPPQIDGMTSLKVDNLTYRTTPEDLKRVFEKYGDVGDVYIPRHPYTRESRGFAFVRFYDKRDCEDAMDSLDGYILDGRELRVQMARYGRPSDPYRQSSSSRSARSGRRSRSRSRSRSRRSRSRRRSSSRSRRRSRSRSRHRRSSSRSRRSRSRSRDRKRSRSHSRRSRSRSRDRRKSRSKSRERSRSRHRDTKRSRSRSRNRSRSKSKGRSRSKERSRSKSKRRSRSKSKGRSRSKSKDRSRSKSKERSRSKSKGRRSKSKERVRTEHRSQSKSEERGRNKRRSRSKSKERSRTERSLSKSKERSRSQRRSQSKERSRSRGHSRSPSKERSRSRGHSRSQSKDRSRSRGHSRSLSKERSRSKSHRSRSPSHHDNKRRDRSRSRSLNGDARSQSRSPREVAQGKGHSRSRSRSCSPREKHGSPPPEPAESNGGGEMRSPGRDRRSRSKSMDSNQDMR; translated from the exons ATGAGTTACGGCCGTGCTCCGCCGCAAATCGACGGTATGACGTCGCTCAAAGTGGACAACCTCACGTATCGCACCACGCCGGAAGATCTGAAGCGCGTCTTCGAAAAGTACGGGGACGTCGGCGACGTCTACATACCGCGGCATCCGTACACCAGGGAAAGCCGCGGATTCGCCTTCGTCCGGTTCTACGACAAGCGCGACTGCGAGGACGCCATGGATTCACTGGACGGCTACATCCTGGACGGTCGGGAGCTGCGCGTCCAAATGGCGCGCTACGGCAGGCCTTCCGACCCGTACCGCCAGTCTTCGTCGTCACGCAGCGCCAGATCGGGCCGCCGGTCCCGTTCGAGGTCGAGGAGCCGCAGTCGCCGGTCACG gagccgacggcgttcatctTCGAGGTCTCGAAGACGCTCCCGAAGCCGTTCCAGGCATCGTCGATCAAGTTCCCGATCTCGAAG gtcAAGAAGCCGTTCCAGGGATCGTAAACGTTCCCGCAGCCACTCTCGTAGAAGCCGAAGTCGCTCCAGAGACCGACGCAAGAGTCGCAGCAAGTCTAGGGAACGCAGCCGTTCTCGACACCGTGACACTAAGAGAAGCCGGTCCAGATCTAGGAACAGGAGTCGCTCTAAATCCAAGGGCCGCAGCCGATCCAAGGAGCGCAGTCGATCGAAGTCCAAACGGCGCAGCCGCTCCAAATCAAAGGGCCGCAGCCGGTCAAAATCCAAGGACCGAAGCCGCTCCAAGTCTAAGGAACGGAGCCGATCAAAGTCTAAAGGCCGCCGCTCTAAGTCTAAGGAACGTGTTCGCACTGAACATCGCAGCCAGTCCAAGTCCGAGGAGCGTGGTAGAAATAAGCGCAGAAGCCGCTCCAAGTCCAAGGAACGCAGCCGTACTGAACGCAGCCTCTCCAAGTCTAAGGAACGCAGCCGTAGCCAGCGACGCAGCCAGTCCAAGGAGCGCAGCCGATCCCGTGGTCACAGCCGCAGCCCGTCCAAGGAGCGCAGCCGATCCCGTGGCCACAGCCGCAGCCAGTCCAAGGACCGCAGCCGATCCCGTGGCCACAGCCGCAGCTTGTCTAAGGAACGGAGCCGAAGCAAGTCTCACCGCAGTCGCAGCCCAAGCCATCATGACAACAAGCGACGGGACCGCAGTCGCAGCCGCTCCTTGAACGGAGATGCCCGCAGCCAGTCGCGAAGTCCAAGGGAGGTGGCTCAGGGCAAAGGTCATTCTAGGTCGCGGTCCAGGTCATGCAGCCCGCGAGAAAAGCATGGTTCACCACCTCCAGAGCCTGCAGAGTCCAACGGTGGTGGTGAGATGCGCTCGCCTGGTAGAGACCGCCGTTCTCGGTCGAAATCGATGGACTCCAACCAAGACAT GCGCTGA